The Oncorhynchus nerka isolate Pitt River linkage group LG15, Oner_Uvic_2.0, whole genome shotgun sequence genome contains the following window.
attggagtgaccatctcaaagccctgacctcaatcccatagagaatgtgtgggcagaactgaaaaagcgtgtgcgagcaaggaggcctacaaacctgactcagttacaccagcactgtcaggaggaattggccaaaattcacccaaattattgtgggaagcttgtggaaggttacccgaaatgtttgacccaggttaaacaatttaaaggcaatgttaccaaatactaattgagtgtatgtaaacttctgacccactgggaatgtgatgaaataaataaaagctgaaataaaatcactctattattattattctgacatttcacattcttaaaataaagtggtgatcctaactgacctaaaacagggaatttttaggattaaatgtcaggaattgtgaaatactgagtttaaatgtatttggctaaggtatatgtaaacttccgacttcaactgtacatatacagTTTATTACCCAATGTTCAATATATTGTATCTCTTAAAGGCTGACAAGTTTTGAGAGGGCTGGCACCTTGTTAACCCTGCATTAGATCACACCGATGAAGATCAATGATGCACTTTAAGAAAGCTTAAGGTAGCAAAACTCCCACCAGTCACAGCAAGGCACGGCTTCTCTCCTATGTGTGTCCGCTGGTCTACCATCAACTTGCTTGAGCTAACAAAAGTGGGAAGGTTACCCACAAGTGTTGCGTTTTCTCTTGTGTTCAGCCAGGCTTCTTGACTGggtgaatctcttcccacattgatcacaacAATAAGGCTTTTCTCCAGTGTGCGTTCGCTGATGTGATTTCAGCTGCTGAGATTGAGCAAATCCCTTCCCGCAGtcagagcagtggtaaggcttctctcctgtgtgtgttctcttgtgCTTAACCAGGGTTCCTGACTGAGTGAATCTCTTCCCACAATGATCACAACCATAAGGCTTCTCTCCGGTGTGTATTCGTTGGTGAACTATTAAATCTTTAGAAGAAGTACAGCTCATCCCACAGTCtaagcagtggtaaggcttttcTCCAGTGTGTATTCGCTTATGTTTTACCAGGGTTCCTGACTGagtgaaactcttcccacagtcagaacaGTGATATGGCTTCTCTcccgtgtgtgttctctggtgtatggTCAGGGTTTTTGAGAAAGTAAAGCAcatcccacagtcagagcagtagtaaggcttctctcctgtgtgtgttcgctGGTGCCTGTTAAGGTTGCTTGCCTGAGTAAAACTcatcccacagtcagagcagttgTAAGGCCTCTCTCCGGTGTGTGTTCTTTGGTGTAATTTTAAATGCGCCAACCTAACAAAACACTTCCCACATTCAGAGCAATGGAAAGGCCTCTCTCCAGTGTGGGTTTGCTTGTGTTTAGCCAGGGATCCTGAATGAacaaatctcttcccacattcaTCACAGccataaggcttctctcctgtatgtattcTCTGATGTGCTGCCAAGTGGCTTGAGTTAGTAAAGCTCATCCCGCAGTctgagcagtggtaaggcttctcccctgtgtgtattctcttgtGTATAACCTGATGTGCTGACTGAGTGAATGTCTTTCCACATTGATCACAGATAAAAGGTTTCTCTGctctgtgtattctctggtgtaccATCAATCCATCTAATctagcaaaactcttcccacagtcagagcagctgtAAGGTTTATCTCCTGTGTGTTTTCGCTGGTGATTTTTTAATTCCCCAGAAGTAGTAAAATTCATTCCACAATCTGAGCAGTGGTGAAGCTTCTGCCCTGAGTGTCTCTGCTGATGTGATTTCAGGTTGCTTGGCTgattaaaactcttcccacatatggagcagtggtaaggtttctctccagtgtgtattcgCTGATGGTTTATCAGGGAGTTGAatgtagtaaaactcttcccacattgatcacatcTGTAAGACTTCTTTCCTGTGTGTGCCAGTTGGTGTCTTTTCAAATTACCTGACAGCGCAAACTTcatcccacagtcagagcagtggtAAGGTTTTGCACCTGTGTGTACTCTCTGGTGCAATTGTAATGACTGTGAAGTTGAAAAGCTCTTTCCACACTGAGAGCAGTGGTAAAGCTTTTTTCCTGTGTGTATACTCTTATGCCTTTTCAGGTCCACTAAACAAGGAAAACTATTTCCACAGTGGGAGCATTGATGTGGTCTAGCTGATTTGGGCTTCTCTGCTTCTGGTTCCTCTGAAGGACTCTTCCCACTCTCAGAGCGagagtctggtctctctcctgccAAAGACAAACAGAGTTCAGTTAAACAGCGAGACCTGAATGAAACCTCCACATGATAGATCCGTCTTCCAATTAGGTTCAAGCCAAATCAGATCCCTCAATAACCTGTCGTTTCAGAACATTTAggttcattttttaaatgttttacttggTGGCCATCAACACCATTGAGATTTCAAAAACAAATGATGTAGAGCTTCAAATCTAATCGTTCTCTAATGAAATGTCATGTATTTAGGCTGAACAGAAATGGATATTGATAACTACAATATTTAAATCAATGGCATAAGACGCATTTGATCCATTGTTAATATTTTGTTGGTAGCCCTCTTTGGTGGTATAGGCTAAACATCttatttttatgtttttatttcaactttatttaactaggcaagtaagttaagaacaaattcttatttacaatgacggcctacaaaaaggcctcctgcaaggatgggggctgggattaaaaacaaaacgaaatgaaataaaaatatagggcAAAACAcgcatcatgacaagagagacaacactacataaagagagacctaagacaacaacatagcatggcagcaacacatgacaacacagcatggtagcaacacaacaacaacatggtagcgtTGTGTCTTTCGTATCATTATATGTGAAGACTtactttatcaaatcaattcaatGTGATTATCATTACctaattaaactaatcatgtactTTTTATTAACGAGGAAGTCGGGGCACAATGGAAAATGTTAAGATTACAAATCTATAATTTTCCgaatataacttttcagatattataatatctgatcaattagtcttctattaattcattattattattaccttCGTCAGTCTCATCTAAtcataaattgttggttatctgcacgaacccagcgtCTGCTATGAATCACTCATACACCAATTGGCTCAATTAATTATTTAccaactaactaaataatcacagaaatacataaacaaATAGCAAagatattggttactaacaatgATAGGAAAGAgaccctagtgggctaaaccgataTGAGTGCTTGGTGGACAAGAAGAAAGGGGTGGGAATGACAAAGAACGGGAAAGACAAATGGATTCtttacacacagtctataattatatacattgaaatgctaatcctcaTTCAAGAATAATTGCATGtatatatttacagttgaagtcggaagtttacatacaccttagccaaatacatttaaaaactcagtatttcacaaatcctgacatttaatcctagtagaaattctctgtccttaggtcagttaggatcaccacttgattttaagaatgtgaaatgtcagaataataatagagagaatgatttatttcagcttttatttctttcatcacatttccagtgggtcagaagtttacatacactcaattcgtatttggtagcattgcctttaaattgtttaacttgggtcaaacgtttcaggtagccttccacaagcttcccacaataatgtgGGTGAATTtcgtcccattcctcctgacagagctggtgtaactgagtcaggtttgtaggcctccttgctcgcacacgccttttcagttctgcccacacattttctataggattgaagttagggctttgtgatgcccactccaataccttgactttgttgtccttaagccattttgccacaactttggaagtatgcttagggtcattgtccatttggaagaaccattttcgaccaagctttaacttcctgactgatgtcttgagatgttgcttcaatatatccacataattttcctcccctcatgatgacatctattttgtgaagtgcaccagtccctcctgcagcaaagcacccccacaacatgatgctgccacctccgtgcttcacggttgggatggtgttcttcggcttgcaagcctcccccttttccctccaaacataacaatggtcattatggccaaacagttctatttttgtttcatcagaccagagaacatttctccaaaaagtacaatgtttgtccccatgtgcagttgcaaaccgtagtctggctttattatggcggttttggagcagtggcttcttccttgctgagcggcctttcaggttgtctcgatataggacttgtttttacagtggatatagatacttgtgaagatgctggaggaaacaggtatacaaggtcctttgctgttgttctgggattgatttgcactttcgcaccaaagtacgttcatctctaggagacagaacgcgtctccttcctgaggggtatgaCAGCTGctttgtcccatggtgtttatacttgcatactattgtttgtacatataaacgtggtacattcaggcatttggaaatttctcactaggatgaaccagacttgtggaggactaCAAATACtatctgaggtcttggttgatttcttttgattttcccatgatgtcaggcaaagaggcactgagtttgaaggtagaccttgaaatacatccacaggtacacctccaattaactcaaattatatcaattagcctatcagaagcttctaaagccatgacatcattttctggaattatccaagctgtttaatggcacagtcaacttagtgtatgtaaacttctgacccactggaattgtgatacagtgaattataagtgaaataatctgtccgtaaacaattgttggaaaaattacttgtgtcatgcacgaggTAGATATcctgaccgacttgccaaaactatagtttgttaattaacaagaaatttgtggagtggttgaaaaacgagttttaatgactccaacctaagtgtaggtaaacttccgacttcaactgtacaccattgttgtcttctctgttggaatccgGTCAGTCTGCTGGAGAGTTCAGAGTCTCTCTGGTTGCGTTTCCCTGAAGATCAAATTATTTTTGTGGTTAGAATaaatacttcagagtaccattcagaaatgtcctcatagaatagatgtttcggcggttgtctgTATTCTCGTCCTCGGTTTACATCATTTATAGTTGCAGACTAGTAATTTGTttctaagatttgctcttattctgtagggatcgatagtctcagagtttaaccatttccagccgtgtagccaatgctccacgtggATTCGTCTTGTCCTTTGGTAGAGTTGTAGTGTCAACCGGCATGTTTTGGTCTCAGAAATTCAACCATTTGCAACCTCAGCTCATGCTGGGGTTTGCTTCGTCTTAAGTGAATTTCATCAGGAGTGGGTTTTATATGTAACGGTAGAAAAGGGCAGTCCATGACGCCAAATGTGatgtctgtgctcacgggggtgtggccactgacaAGTTCATCTTTATATGAAACTCCATACTCTCATTTAGACAGTTAATATCACATTACatattttcacaaatagtttcatgctTAATCACATACTTTTCACAATATTTAGATATAAACCTGACAGCTGGGAAATGTACACTTCCAGAGATAatgttatgtgtgtttcctgtacttcatgagatcaccaaatgaaacacactcgtcacaactgtcccttaagtgtccacggactATTCCCACATTCTCatgaacagattttttttttaattctctCATTTTGTGGATTTAGGCGTCTCCAAGTGAAGTCCATCGTTCTCGCTCTGTGCTCTCAATTTCTGCATGAGGGGGGGGAATTTATGACcggagataacagaacctggatgtaagagagagagtgagggggaggggggatgttctacacccagaaagggccacgtcatgacagtagcaactagaggttgaccgattatgatttttcaacgctgatatcgattattggagggccaaaaaaatcgataccgattaatcggacaatttttttattttatttattcgtaataatgacaattacaataatactgaatgaacacttatttcaacttaatataatacatcaataaaatcaatttagcctcaaataaataatgaaacgtgttcaatttggtttaaataatgcaaaagtgttggagaagaaagtaaaagtacaatatgtgctatgtaagaaagctaacgtttaagttccttgctcagaatatgagaacatatgaaagctggtggttccttttaacatgagtcttcaatattcccaggtaagaagttttacgttgtagttattataggactatttccctctataccatttgtatttcattaacctttgactattggatgttcttataggcactttagtattgccagtgtaacagtatagcttccatccctctcctcgctcctccctgggcttgaaccaggaacacaacgacaacagccaccctcgaagcagcgttacccatgcagagcaaggggaacaaccactccaaggctcagagcaagtgacgtttgaaacgctattagcgcacgctaactagctagccatttcacttcggttacaccagcctcatctcgggagttgataggcttgaagtcataaacagtgcaatgcttgacgcacaacgaagagctgttGGCAAAAGcccaaaagtgctgtttgaatgaatgtttacgcgcctgcttctgcctaccaccgctcagtcagatacttagatacttgtatgctcagtcagattatatacaacgcaggacatgctagataatatcatcaaccgtgtgtagttaactagtgattatgattgactgattgattgttttttataaagataagtttaactagctagcaacttaccttggcttactgcattcgcgtaacaggcagtctccttgtggagtgcaacgagagagaggcaggtcgttactgcgttggactagttaactgtaaggttgcaagattgaaatcccccgagctgacaaggtgaaaatctgtcgttcaaacattgttgggcacagacaacagcacaaagggcaggaaggtagagacaacaatacatcacgcaaagctgccacaactgtcagtaagtttgagtgtttgttgcagcacGTTCCAGTCGCAAGCTGCAGCGAACTAAAAAGACAAGCGACAAAGGGATGCGTGTGCTTTGGGGacttttaacagaatgtgactggcagaacgggtgttgtatgtggaggatgagggctgaagtagatatctcagataggggggagtgaggcctaagagggtttaataaataagcatcaaccagtgggtcttgcgacgggtatacagagatgaccagttcacAGAAGCGTATAGAGTACAGTGATATATCCTATAAGAAGCATTGGTGGCAAacctgatggccgaatggtaaagaacatctagccgctcgagagcaccctaacctgccgatctataaattatgtctccgtaatctagcatgggtaggatggtcatctgaatcagggttagtttggcagctggggtgattACGATAGTGGAAACCAAGCCTGCAGGTTTtctagcctgcagctttgatatgtgctgagagaaggacagtgtaccatcagccatactcccaagtacttgtatgaggtgactacctcaagctctaaaccttcAGTGGTAgtggcattcttcttaccaaaccccattacctttgttttggaggtattCAGAacaagggcagagaaagcttgttggacactaagaaagctttgttgtagagcatttaacacaaaatccgggggtGGCCAGTTGAGTATAAGGCTGTATCATCtgtatataaatggatgagagcggttcctactgcctgagctatgttgttgatgtaaattaagaagagcgtggggcctaggatcgagccttggggtacacccttgtgacaggcagtggctgagtcAGCAGATGTTCTGGCTTTATACACTTTTTGAGAGAGGTCATTAGCATaccagagacaccaatactccttagccagcccacaagaatggaatggtctaccgtatcaaaagctttggccaagtcaataaaaatagcagcacaacattgcttagaatcaagggcaatggtgacatcattgaggaccgttaagattgcagtgacacatccataacctgagcggaaaccagattgcataccagcgagaatactacagacatcaagaaagccagtcagttgattattgacaagtttttccaacacgtttgataaacagggcaaaatagaaataggcctataacagttaggatcagcttggtCTCCCGCTTTATATAAAGGACTAACCATGGCTGCCTTGCAAGCAATgtgaacctccccagagaggagagacaggttaaaaaggtcagagataggcttggtgattatagtggcagcaaccttaaagaagaaagttgaatctgacccagatgtttttttagggtcaagtttaaggagcccCTTTTGCACCTCGGACTCAGTAACCGTCTCCAGGGAGAAACGTTGAAGCGGGGCAGGGAAAAAAAagggaggagcatcggggctTGTCGCactagaaggggtgggagattaAGAAATGTTGGAcgtgcaaggaggcatggctgagtcaaataggaatcctaaCTTAATGAAGttgtgattaaagagctcagccatgtgcttcttgtcagtaacaaccacatcaactttcagggacatgggcagctgtgaggagggtttattctccaggtctaaCTGTTTTCCAGAATTTCTTGGGGTTAAACCCAGaaagagaactgctccttaaagtaactcaCTTTGGCCTTccagatagcctgagtgcacttatttctcatttgtcttaacgagagccagtcagcctgagtttCCGTTTGCCGAGTCTtttgccaaatgcaattcttgaggtggagtaactcggCAAGATTACGGTCGAACAAGGGGCTGatcctgtttttaattctcattttctttatgagGACGTGTTTGTTAACAAGATCACTGAAgatatcaaaaaagaaggtccaagcttcttcgacagaggggatcaggCTGATTCTATACtaatttacagaggccaggtaatgaaggaaggcttgctctctaaagttttttagcaagagtgtatgacaaatcaggacaggacGTTTCCCtaagcagccattacgaacacaggctgtaaaacagtgatcactaaggtcattacagaaacacCAGACGGGTACCTatgattatttgtgaggataacatcgaggagagtagccttttctgggtgtttggagtcataccttgtaggattggtaataatctgagaaagatttagggagtcccattgctttaggactttgtcaggtggtttaagcatgtcccagtttaggtcacctagcaggacaaattcagacttagtttAAGGGGCCAGAAGAGAGATTagagcaggtagggtacaggccggtgctgatggaggacgataacaTCCACAACAGTCAACAatgagctatttgaaagtttaatgcttaaaacctgcaaatcaaattgtttggggacagacttggtggagacaagtGAGCACTCTAGGTGATCCTGGTTAAAGATTGCCATTTCCTACCTTTGGATGATCTGTCTTGCAGAAAAAGGTTATagccagaaaggttaacatcagttttcaaaacactctttcttaaccacatctcagtaatgaccaacacgtCTGgtttggagctgtgaacccacacttccaattgatacattttaggtaataagcttctagtgttaatgtgcagaaaacccaggctttcacgagagcagaaatcagtgaaacagatatcagagcacaagtcagaattgggatagcaacagtagatgggccagggtgtacatgcacagtaatacaatcaaggcatggcagaggacagggagagctctgcagtgttgatttATGGCATTTGAATGTGCATTAAAATAATATtatacagcaatttcatcagataACATGAATCCAAAGCTGGCAAGTGGTGATTAAGATAGGATGGGAGGCTaaaagtctgtgtaaccaattgagagtcccgagtgtgggaacaaacagtcTGTCCCACGGTAGGGTAAACAAGAAAGTGCATTGTCAACAAAGTACGtggagtcatgaggcaaatagcaaaaTGCACACGTGTGGATTTAACAATTCCTacagtactgaacaacatattcAAGTGTATAACTTCAGTGAGATGCCACTTTAAAAATCACACATCAGTTTAAGACTGTACTCACTGGTGTTAAGATTTCCAGTCTCGTCTTtgtcaccctcctcctcttctttcaatGAGACAGTCATCTCACCCACATCCTCTTTCACGCCAACCACTGCATCCTcctcattatcttcctcctctttcactctgaaagcgtcttcctcttctttcattGTAAATTCTTCAAAAAAAGTGTTTACTGTGGcagcctcctcttccttctccttttTCAAGAGAgcgtctgtctctgtccagtagACATCCTCTTCTTTAGCAGGAGGGAAGTAGCTCGGTGAGCTCATGTTCGGGGATGTTAGCTAACTATCTAGCTATCATTAGCAACTAGGCTAGTGCTAATCTAGTTTGAAGATAACCTATAGGTGTTTGCCAGCTTGCTGATTAATATGAACATATGAAATCATGAGGTAATTACTAGATATGATAAAAGTGTATTTAAAACACACCACGACTAGTATACCAAAATGGTCTAAAAAGCTTAAATGTTTCGGCAATGTCGGATAGATATGGGATCTGTTGTTGTATTCGAAACAGCCAAAAGAACAGTGCAGTCCACTACAAGACacacatcgccatctgctgactggagtgcaTAACGCAGTTGAGGAAAATCGTTTTATTTTCAGACAGAAAAGTATATTGctttcaaatacttatttttctaaGATTAATATGCCAGTATGAAGCATACTCCGTACATATAGGCAAATATGCAAGTGTTGATTAATGCAAATTCGATGGtacactgaacaaggcagttaacccactgttcctaggctgtcattcaaaataagtatttgttttaactgacttgcctagttaaataaaaataaatacagccCAAAAATCAAGTCCAAATGTGACACAAACAATTAGCAACTAAACTTCCATATGAATAGCTGACATAcagcacgacccacgtggagttccaggtctccggtagcctctggaactgccgatctgcggccaacaaggcagagttcatctccgcctatgtctccctccagtccctcgacttcttggcactgacggaaacatggatcaccacagacaacactgctactcctactgctctctcttcgtctgcccacgtgttctcgcacaccccgagagcttctggtcagcggggtggtggcaccgggatcctcatctctcccaagtggtcattctctctttctccccttacccatctgtctatcgcctcctttgaattccatgctgtcacagttaccagccctttcaagcttaacatccttatcatttatcgccctccaggttcctcggagagttcatcaatgagcttgatgccttgataagctcctttcctgaggacggctcacctctcacagttctgggcgactttaacctccccacgcctacctttgactcattcctctctgcctccttctttccactcctctcctcttttgacctcaccctctcaccttccccctactcacaaggcaggaaatacgctcgacctcatctttactagatgctgttcttccactaacctcgttgcaactcccctccaagtctccgaccactaccttgtatc
Protein-coding sequences here:
- the LOC115142683 gene encoding gastrula zinc finger protein XlCGF57.1-like isoform X1, which translates into the protein MSSPSYFPPAKEEDVYWTETDALLKKEKEEEAATVNTFFEEFTMKEEEDAFRVKEEEDNEEDAVVGVKEDVGEMTVSLKEEEEGDKDETGNLNTRERPDSRSESGKSPSEEPEAEKPKSARPHQCSHCGNSFPCLVDLKRHKSIHTGKKLYHCSQCGKSFSTSQSLQLHQRVHTGAKPYHCSDCGMKFALSGNLKRHQLAHTGKKSYRCDQCGKSFTTFNSLINHQRIHTGEKPYHCSICGKSFNQPSNLKSHQQRHSGQKLHHCSDCGMNFTTSGELKNHQRKHTGDKPYSCSDCGKSFARLDGLMVHQRIHRAEKPFICDQCGKTFTQSAHQVIHKRIHTGEKPYHCSDCGMSFTNSSHLAAHQRIHTGEKPYGCDECGKRFVHSGSLAKHKQTHTGERPFHCSECGKCFVRLAHLKLHQRTHTGERPYNCSDCGMSFTQASNLNRHQRTHTGEKPYYCSDCGMCFTFSKTLTIHQRTHTGEKPYHCSDCGKSFTQSGTLVKHKRIHTGEKPYHCLDCGMSCTSSKDLIVHQRIHTGEKPYGCDHCGKRFTQSGTLVKHKRTHTGEKPYHCSDCGKGFAQSQQLKSHQRTHTGEKPYCCDQCGKRFTQSRSLAEHKRKRNTCG